In one Arachis duranensis cultivar V14167 chromosome 9, aradu.V14167.gnm2.J7QH, whole genome shotgun sequence genomic region, the following are encoded:
- the LOC107467169 gene encoding uncharacterized protein LOC107467169 isoform X1, whose product MQMLQTLAPVRAAKPCFMVNTSLAWLRNLKGRARVRAFSFSSSSSDDYGDQSRGGLPRFYSETFPSSKGSVVRVKGDEFWHMTKVLRLGADDRVELFNGKGGLVEGCIQNIDRTGLDFVALNDPKLIHPQNMQLHVFAGFGTLKGGRADWLVEKCTELGANSVTPLLTERSPSISENRVDRLERVILAASKQCQRLHEMVLKPPVKVNDLLHLIAQSKLSLVATAKASPVLNALTEFEKETSGLIVIGPEGDFTEKEESMMMEAGAIGVSLGPHRLRVETATIALLSTLMLWSDSHRS is encoded by the exons ATGCAAATGTTGCAAACCCTAGCACCCGTAAGGGCAGCAAAACCCTGTTTCATGGTGAATACATCATTGGCATGGCTACGAAACTTGAAAGGGAGAGCGAGAGTGCGTgcattctctttctcctcctcctcctccgaCGATTACGGAGACCAATCACGCGGTGGCCTCCCCCGCTTCTACTCCGAAACTTTTCCTTCTTCCAAG GGTAGTGTTGTGCGTGTAAAAGGTGATGAATTTTGGCATATGACAAAAGTATTGAGGCTGGGTGCCGATGACAG GGTAGAGCTCTTCAACGGGAAGGGAGGTCTGGTAGAAGGATGCATACAGAACATTGATCGTACTGGACTTGATTTTGTTGCACTGAATGATCCAAAGCTAATACATCCACAGAACATGCAGTTGCATGTATTTGCTGGTTTTG GAACTTTGAAGGGTGGACGTGCTGACTGGCTTGTAGAGAAGTGCACA GAACTTGGAGCCAATAGTGTAACTCCACTACTTACTGAACGTTCTCCATCAATCTCAGAAAATCGGGTAGACAGATTGGAACGGGTAATCTTAGCGGCATCAAAACaat GTCAACGGCTGCATGAAATGGTCCTGAAACCTCCTGTAAAGGTTAATGACCTTCTCCATCTT ATTGCACAGTCAAAGCTTTCTCTTGTTGCAACAGCAAAGGCATCTCCTGTTCTTAATGCGTTGACAGAATTCGAAAAGGAAACTAGTGGCTTAATCGTAATTGGACCTGAAGGCG ACTTCAccgagaaagaagagagtatgaTGATGGAAGCGGGTGCCATAGGTGTTAGTCTCGGGCCACATCGTCTAAGGGTTGAAACTGCCACAATAGCACTTCTATCAACTCTCATGTTATGGTCTGACTCTCACCGAAGCTAA
- the LOC107467169 gene encoding uncharacterized protein LOC107467169 isoform X2, whose translation MQMLQTLAPVRAAKPCFMVNTSLAWLRNLKGRARVRAFSFSSSSSDDYGDQSRGGLPRFYSETFPSSKGSVVRVKGDEFWHMTKVLRLGADDRVELFNGKGGLVEGCIQNIDRTGLDFVALNDPKLIHPQNMQLHVFAGFGTLKGGRADWLVEKCTELGANSVTPLLTERSPSISENRVDRLERVILAASKQCQRLHEMVLKPPVKVNDLLHLIAQSKLSLVATAKASPVLNALTEFEKETSGLIVIGPEGDFTEKEESMMMEAGAIGVSLGPHRLRVETATIALLSTLMLCGV comes from the exons ATGCAAATGTTGCAAACCCTAGCACCCGTAAGGGCAGCAAAACCCTGTTTCATGGTGAATACATCATTGGCATGGCTACGAAACTTGAAAGGGAGAGCGAGAGTGCGTgcattctctttctcctcctcctcctccgaCGATTACGGAGACCAATCACGCGGTGGCCTCCCCCGCTTCTACTCCGAAACTTTTCCTTCTTCCAAG GGTAGTGTTGTGCGTGTAAAAGGTGATGAATTTTGGCATATGACAAAAGTATTGAGGCTGGGTGCCGATGACAG GGTAGAGCTCTTCAACGGGAAGGGAGGTCTGGTAGAAGGATGCATACAGAACATTGATCGTACTGGACTTGATTTTGTTGCACTGAATGATCCAAAGCTAATACATCCACAGAACATGCAGTTGCATGTATTTGCTGGTTTTG GAACTTTGAAGGGTGGACGTGCTGACTGGCTTGTAGAGAAGTGCACA GAACTTGGAGCCAATAGTGTAACTCCACTACTTACTGAACGTTCTCCATCAATCTCAGAAAATCGGGTAGACAGATTGGAACGGGTAATCTTAGCGGCATCAAAACaat GTCAACGGCTGCATGAAATGGTCCTGAAACCTCCTGTAAAGGTTAATGACCTTCTCCATCTT ATTGCACAGTCAAAGCTTTCTCTTGTTGCAACAGCAAAGGCATCTCCTGTTCTTAATGCGTTGACAGAATTCGAAAAGGAAACTAGTGGCTTAATCGTAATTGGACCTGAAGGCG ACTTCAccgagaaagaagagagtatgaTGATGGAAGCGGGTGCCATAGGTGTTAGTCTCGGGCCACATCGTCTAAGGGTTGAAACTGCCACAATAGCACTTCTATCAACTCTCATGTTATG TGGGGTATAG
- the LOC107467144 gene encoding uncharacterized protein LOC107467144: MMMENLLETIKSQVSKLKLTKKKKKKPYIKIDKSASVKVEIRSRKARNLIDKTLKAADRPGKTTPIS; this comes from the coding sequence ATGATGATGGAGAACCTGTTGGAGACGATAAAGTCTCAGGTGAGCAAGCTGAAGctaacgaagaagaagaagaagaagccatACATAAAAATCGATAAGAGTGCGAGCGTGAAGGTTGAGATCCGAAGCAGAAAGGCTCGCAACCTTATCGACAAGACTCTTAAGGCTGCTGATCGCCCTGGCAAAACCACCCCTATCTCTTAA
- the LOC107467132 gene encoding uncharacterized protein LOC107467132, with the protein MADVPPPTSSELLRMVTELQQANQRMAEENQRMQDQIAQLVNARLEHNNDHHNREENHERQSIPIHVSETPQQEEEGAHGTEEAQPNAEEEERDNSAGPFTADIMNFQLPRQFTLPTTLTPYDGMGDPKQHIKKFRSIMIVNGASDPILCRCFPSFLDGPALDWFCSLPADSISRFQELAKQFEDHFAASAIYLHDSDYLTTIKQGPQESLKDYITRFTKIAMRIPDLHPEVHLHAIKSGLRPGKFQETIVVSKPRTLAEFREKAKGQIDVEELWQARKAEKSAVPAKQKSQPRPRTMISPGTFNTKRDDIIKEILNSKLIKPPRKAGAYPESKTVDKSKYCTFHQKHGHTTDECVIAKDLLERLARQGHLDKFITGRMQKNVTSASDLAAASPSSKEKDNAPAQPRGIINCISGGYAGGRHTSSARKRTYRAMLAVTDAPKVPQPIQDFPEMTFGSTDFNHADANYDDPVVICIQLGDLIVRKVLLDPGSSVDVLFFTTFEKMKLSHKILQPYHGDLVGFSGERVPVLGSVWLQTTLGEQPLFKTQDIQYLVVDCFSPYNLILGRPFLNKFTAIVSTVHLCVKFPVQDNLVATIHGDLHEARQCYNTSLKPIKKSNMVQVNSIQPDQPRLTEIDPRADFEDRPMPNEDLTKVALTEDPAKFTYMGTSISKEEK; encoded by the exons ATGGCCGATGTTCCTCCCCCAACCTCATCCGAGCTTCTACGGATGGTGACTGAGCTTCAGCAAGCAAATCAACGGATGGCGGAGGAGAATCAAAGAATGCAGGATCAAATCGCGCAACTAGTCAATGCTCGGCTGGAGCATAACAATGATCATCATAACCGAGAAGAAAATCATGAGCGCCAATCAATACCGATCCATGTCTCCGAAACACCTCAACAGGAGGAGGAAGGGGCCCATGGAACCGAGGAGGCCCAACCAAACGCCGAGGAAGAAGAGCGCGACAACTCTGCTGGCCCATTTACGGCCGACATCATGAATTTTCAACTCCCGAGACAATTCACCTTGCCAACAACTTTAACCCCTTATGATGGGATGGGAGACCCGAAGCAGCATATTAAAAAATTCCGATCTATTATGATCGTTAACGGTGCATCCGACCCTATTTTATGTCGTTGTTTTCCCTCTTTTTTAGATGGTCCTGCACTTGACTGGTTTTGCTCTTTGCCTGCAGATTCAATATCGCGTTTCCAAGAATTAGCCAAGCAGTTTGAGGATCACTTTGCAGCATCCGCAATATACTTGCATGATTCTGATTACCTGACAACCATCAAACAAGGCCCACAAGAAAGCCTGAAGGATTACATTACCCGTTTTACGAAGATCGCCATGAGAATCCCCGACCTTCATCCCGAAGTCCATCTCCATGCCATTAAAAGCGGTCTTCGTCCGGGCAAGTTCCAAGAGACAATTGTTGTGAGTAAGCCGAGAACCTTGGCAGAGTTTCGCGAGAAAGCCAAGGGACAGATAGATGTTGAAGAGCTTTGGCAGGCCCGCAAAGCAGAAAAATCAGCCGTGCCCGCAAAACAGAAAAGTCAACCGCGGCCAAGGACGATGATAAGCCCCGGGACA TTCAACACAAAGAGAGATGACATTATTAAAGAAATACTCAACTCCAAATTAATCAAGCCTCCTCGTAAGGCCGGCGCTTACCCGGAATCCAAGACTGTTGATAAATCCAAATATTGCACTTTTCATCAGAAACATGGGCACACAACCGATGAATGTGTGATCGCTAAAGATCTCCTAGAACGCCTCGCGAGACAAGGTCATCTCGACAAGTTTATCACAGGACGTATGCAGAAGAATGTAACCTCGGCTTCTGACCTTGCAGCAGCAAGCCCctcatcaaaagaaaaagataacgCACCAGCCCAACCCAGAGGAATTATCAATTGTATTTCAGGAGGATATGCGGGAGGCAGACATACAAGCTCGGCCCGGAAAAGAACTTACAGGGCCATGTTGGCTGTTACAGATGCCCCTAAAGTTCCTCAGCCGATCCAGGATTTCCCAGAAATGACTTTCGGTTCAACCGACTTTAATCATGCCGATGCTAATTATGACGATCCAGTGGTGATTTGCATTCAGTTGGGGGATTTAATAGTCCGCAAAGTACTTCTCGATCCCGGAAGCAGTGTTGATGTCTTATTCTTTACTACGTTCGAAAAAATGAAACTAAGTCACAAAATTCTGCAACCGTACCATGGAGACTTGGTCGGATTTTCAGGGGAGCGAGTCCCTGTTCTGGGTTCCGTGTGGTTACAAACCACACTCGGTGAGCAACCATTATTTAAGACACAAGACATTCAATATCTTGTAGTCGACTGCTTTAGTCCTTATAATCTTATATTAGGTAGaccatttttaaataaatttacagCAATCGTGTCTACAGTTCACCTTTGTGTTAAGTTCCCTGTGCAGGATAATTTAGTGGCAACCATCCATGGCGACCTCCATGAAGCTCGGCAATGCTATAATACAAGCCTGAAGCCTATCAAAAAGAGCAACATGGTGCAAGTCAACTCCATACAACCTGACCAGCCAAGATTGACAGAAATAGACCCAAGAGCCGACTTCGAAGATCGGCCAATGCCAAACGAGGACTTAACAAAGGTCGCCCTGACCGAGGACCCCGCAAAATTCACCTATATGGGGACATCAATCAGTAAGGAAGAGAAATAA